AGATGCCCTGCCCCTCGGCCTGACTTTCCGTGAGCCCGACCGTGGCGACCTGGGGATCGGTGAACACCACTGCCGGCACCACGGACAGGTCCAGCTCCGCGTCACCGCCGGTCATGTTGATGGCCGCCCGCGTTCCGGCCGCGGCGGCCACGTAGACCAGCTGCGGCATGGTCGTGCAGTCCCCCACGGCGAAGATGCCCGGCACGGAGGTGCGCAAATGGCGGTCCACCTTGATGGCCCCGTCACCCGTGGTATCGATGCCGGCTGCATCAATATTCAGCGCCTGCGTGTTCGGCCGACGGCCGGTGGCGACAAGCAGCCGCTCGGCCGTGAGGGTCTCGCCGTCGAGCGTCAGCCGAAATCCCGTGCCGTCATGGTCAACCCGCTGCGGGGTAGTGTGCGTCAGGACGCGGATGCCCTCGTCCTCCAGCGCAGCCCGCAGTGCAGTACCCACGTCGGGATCATCACGGCTGAGCAACGTGCTGCGGGCAAGGATGGTGACGTCACTACCGAGCCGCCGATACGCCTGGGCGATTTCCAGGGCCACGAAGGAGCCGCCGAGCACGACCAGATGTTCCGGAACCTCGTCGGTGAACAGCGCCTCGGTGGACGTCCAGTAGGGCGTCCCTGCAAGTCCGTCGATGGCGGGCACGGCCGGCGAAGCGCCGGTGGCAACCAGGATGCGGTCCGGTTCCAGGCGCTGCACCGCCCCCGAGGGCTCGTCCACCGCCAGCGTGCGCGCATCCTCGAAGCGGGCCCATCCGGCGAGAAACGTGATGGCGGGTTGATCAGCCAGGATGCCTTCGTACTTGGACTGGCGCAGTTCCTCGACCCGGCCACGGAGCTGGGCCAGCAGGGCGCTACGGTCCACCGGACCGGCGTCACGCGGGATGCCGTCGAAGGGGTGATGGGCCCCACGGTGGTGAAGCTCTGCTGCCCGCAGGGTGATCTTCGAAGGAACGCAGCCGACGTTCACGCAGGTGCCGCCGATGGTGCCCGCCTCGATCATGGTTACCCGGGCGCCCTCTTCGGCCGCCCGGATGGCCGCGGCGAACGCGCCGCCCCCACTGCCGATGATGGCGATGTGCAGTAGCGTCTTCTCCATCATGATCGGTTACTCGTGCACACGCGATGGGAAGCCCGCGTTGGCCGTCGCGCTTGTCAGCGCCTCGACCTCGGCACGCTTGTCGTCGAACGTCACCTCCGCCGT
This portion of the Aquisalimonas asiatica genome encodes:
- the merA gene encoding mercury(II) reductase, producing MMEKTLLHIAIIGSGGGAFAAAIRAAEEGARVTMIEAGTIGGTCVNVGCVPSKITLRAAELHHRGAHHPFDGIPRDAGPVDRSALLAQLRGRVEELRQSKYEGILADQPAITFLAGWARFEDARTLAVDEPSGAVQRLEPDRILVATGASPAVPAIDGLAGTPYWTSTEALFTDEVPEHLVVLGGSFVALEIAQAYRRLGSDVTILARSTLLSRDDPDVGTALRAALEDEGIRVLTHTTPQRVDHDGTGFRLTLDGETLTAERLLVATGRRPNTQALNIDAAGIDTTGDGAIKVDRHLRTSVPGIFAVGDCTTMPQLVYVAAAAGTRAAINMTGGDAELDLSVVPAVVFTDPQVATVGLTESQAEGQGISSDARRIDLDNVPRALANFDTRGFIKLVAEARTGRLIGAQIVAHNGGEIIQTAALAIRNRMTVADLASELFPYLTLAEGLKLCAQTFSRDVARLSCCAG